Proteins from a genomic interval of Croceicoccus naphthovorans:
- a CDS encoding thiamine phosphate synthase: MARCYSDAMRRCQTLPKLWLISDARNDAGLEGALRRLPKGSGLVFRHYHLGPDARQARFDALARIARYRGIVLALADDGATARRWGADGIYGAPNRLGRPRGLMRIATVHSLRELAAAHRAKADVVMLSPVFATRSHPGAKTLGPVRAMLIARDSQVPVVMLGGMTARRAHTLAPHGWAAIDGLSRPGAIPTGPVRSIDPDSAPGA, from the coding sequence ATGGCGCGCTGCTATAGCGATGCGATGCGCCGTTGCCAGACCCTTCCGAAATTGTGGCTGATTTCCGATGCGCGCAACGATGCGGGGCTAGAGGGCGCACTGCGCCGCTTGCCGAAGGGCAGCGGGCTCGTGTTCCGACACTATCATCTGGGGCCGGATGCGCGGCAGGCGCGTTTCGATGCGCTGGCCCGGATTGCACGGTATCGGGGCATCGTATTGGCCCTGGCAGATGATGGTGCCACCGCGCGACGCTGGGGCGCGGACGGGATTTACGGCGCACCGAACCGGCTTGGCCGCCCACGCGGACTGATGCGGATCGCCACCGTGCACTCCCTGCGCGAACTCGCGGCTGCCCACCGCGCGAAAGCCGACGTTGTCATGCTATCGCCCGTCTTTGCCACACGCTCGCATCCCGGTGCCAAAACGCTCGGCCCGGTGCGCGCCATGCTGATCGCAAGGGACTCGCAGGTGCCGGTCGTGATGCTCGGCGGTATGACTGCGAGACGCGCCCACACCCTTGCCCCACATGGCTGGGCCGCCATCGACGGGTTGAGCCGCCCCGGCGCGATACCCACAGGGCCTGTCCGATCGATTGACCCGGACTCCGCGCCCGGCGCATAA
- a CDS encoding YggS family pyridoxal phosphate-dependent enzyme has translation MAETPLAEVRDHLARAAKIARRKPDDIALVAISKTKPAEDIEDLLQQGHRLFGENRVQEAQAKWPDLKSRYLDVELHLVGQLQSNKADDAVALFDAIHSLDRPSLVKALAKAFEKAGRTVPCFVQVNIGEEEQKGGCAIADLPNLLAEARNAGIPVAGLMCVPPADVEPSPYFALLAKLAADNGLTGLSMGMSSDYEAAVKLGATHVRVGSALFGARG, from the coding sequence ATGGCCGAAACACCTCTTGCCGAAGTTCGCGATCATCTCGCCCGCGCCGCAAAGATCGCGCGCCGCAAACCCGACGATATCGCGCTGGTCGCGATCAGCAAGACCAAGCCCGCCGAGGACATCGAGGACTTGCTGCAACAGGGCCACCGCCTGTTCGGCGAAAACCGCGTGCAGGAAGCGCAGGCGAAGTGGCCCGACCTGAAATCGCGCTATCTCGATGTCGAATTGCACCTTGTCGGCCAGTTGCAGTCGAACAAGGCGGACGATGCGGTGGCGCTGTTCGATGCGATCCATTCGCTCGACAGGCCCAGCCTTGTAAAGGCGCTGGCCAAGGCATTTGAAAAGGCCGGACGGACCGTGCCGTGCTTCGTGCAGGTCAACATCGGCGAAGAAGAGCAAAAGGGCGGCTGCGCCATTGCCGACCTGCCGAACTTGCTGGCCGAGGCGCGCAATGCGGGCATCCCGGTCGCGGGCCTAATGTGCGTGCCGCCCGCCGATGTCGAACCTTCGCCCTATTTCGCGCTGCTGGCGAAGCTGGCCGCCGACAACGGGCTGACCGGCCTGTCGATGGGCATGAGCAGCGACTACGAGGCGGCCGTAAAGCTTGGCGCGACGCATGTGCGCGTCGGCTCCGCCCTGTTCGGTGCGCGGGGCTGA
- a CDS encoding GNAT family N-acetyltransferase codes for MSEITITRNDGQRRGAYHATVEGHPGQAELTYVKEGGGVLAADHTFVPNDLRGQGVAGKLVERLIDDAREGGHRIRPVCSYVVAAFKRHPEWEDLRA; via the coding sequence ATGAGCGAGATCACGATCACCCGGAACGACGGGCAACGCCGCGGGGCCTATCACGCGACGGTCGAAGGCCATCCGGGGCAGGCCGAGCTTACCTACGTCAAGGAAGGGGGCGGCGTGCTGGCCGCCGATCACACCTTCGTCCCGAACGACCTGCGCGGGCAGGGCGTGGCGGGCAAGCTGGTCGAACGGCTGATCGACGACGCGCGCGAGGGTGGGCACAGGATCAGGCCGGTGTGCAGTTACGTCGTCGCGGCATTCAAGCGGCACCCGGAGTGGGAAGACTTGCGCGCCTGA
- a CDS encoding Flp family type IVb pilin, with the protein MFKRFWKDESGGSAAEYALIIAVVGPGIGAAALVLGANVSHSGSSFSEELDSTNALASQSGTSNGQGNGGGQGGPNANDPSNPVDPVDPGTTDPKPVNCPSKSKKPGCP; encoded by the coding sequence ATGTTCAAGCGGTTCTGGAAAGATGAAAGCGGCGGGTCGGCGGCGGAATACGCGCTGATCATTGCAGTCGTGGGGCCCGGCATCGGCGCGGCGGCACTGGTTCTGGGCGCGAACGTTTCGCACTCGGGCTCCAGCTTTTCCGAAGAACTCGATTCGACCAACGCGCTCGCCTCGCAAAGCGGGACGAGCAACGGTCAAGGCAATGGGGGCGGTCAGGGCGGGCCGAACGCCAATGATCCTTCGAATCCCGTTGATCCTGTCGACCCTGGCACAACCGATCCCAAACCGGTCAACTGCCCGTCGAAAAGCAAAAAGCCGGGCTGCCCCTGA
- the recQ gene encoding DNA helicase RecQ, producing MAEPSDQTYPANFDPYAEYERVDYPDFVPEPVTFGPAPDEATLLEQLHAVFGFRTFRGVQQQVVDRVLRGESTLAVMPTGAGKSLTYQLPATMVGGTCVVISPLIALMHDQLRSAEANGIRAATLTSADENRAETVARLRAGELDLLYVAPERASQPHFRELLGQCRIALFAIDEAHCVSEWGHDFRPDYRLLRPLMDLFPGVPRLALTATADAHTRSDILNQLGIPEEGMIVAGFDRPNIRYTIRPREGLTQQLRRLLAANPGPGIVYAPTRAATERLAEALSDGRREVRAYHAGLPPEVRAANQSAFVASEDMVICATVAFGMGIDKPDVRFVAHAGLPKSIEAYYQETGRAGRDGDPATAHLFWGADDFARARMRVQEVEEVRQQGERTRLSALGALVETAGCRRAILLRHFGETPPETCGNCDNCLEPPKSVDATVVAQKYLSAVARTRQMYGAGHIESVLLGQHSDRASQQGHDTLSVFGIVEGEEAALLKPVQRALLVRGALLPTEHGGLMLGPEARTYLKGEQPLDLVLPPKRERGRGRKTGGQALNPVGDPLFDALRELRRDMAKENGVPPYVIFHDSVLRDMAGFRPQSREALADLPGIGGKKLDAYGEQFLTVIRQHS from the coding sequence ATGGCCGAGCCGAGCGACCAGACTTATCCCGCCAACTTCGATCCCTATGCCGAGTACGAGCGGGTCGATTATCCCGACTTCGTGCCCGAGCCGGTGACATTCGGCCCGGCGCCGGACGAGGCGACATTGCTGGAACAGCTTCATGCGGTGTTCGGGTTCCGCACCTTTCGCGGCGTGCAGCAGCAGGTCGTGGACCGGGTTTTGCGCGGCGAATCGACATTGGCCGTCATGCCTACGGGCGCGGGCAAGTCGCTGACCTATCAGTTGCCCGCAACGATGGTGGGTGGGACGTGCGTGGTGATCAGTCCGCTGATCGCGCTGATGCACGACCAGTTGCGCAGCGCAGAGGCCAACGGCATCCGCGCCGCGACGCTGACCAGCGCGGACGAGAACCGTGCGGAGACGGTAGCGCGCCTGCGGGCGGGAGAGCTGGACCTGCTCTACGTCGCGCCCGAACGCGCCAGCCAGCCGCATTTCCGCGAATTGCTGGGCCAGTGTCGCATTGCACTGTTCGCGATAGACGAGGCGCATTGTGTGTCCGAATGGGGCCACGATTTCCGCCCGGACTATCGCCTGCTCCGCCCACTGATGGACCTGTTTCCGGGCGTGCCGCGCCTTGCGCTGACCGCGACGGCGGATGCACATACGCGGTCTGACATCCTGAACCAGCTGGGCATTCCGGAAGAGGGCATGATCGTCGCCGGGTTCGACCGGCCCAACATCCGGTATACGATCCGTCCGCGTGAAGGTCTGACGCAGCAATTGCGTCGGTTGCTGGCGGCCAATCCCGGTCCCGGCATCGTCTATGCCCCGACCCGTGCCGCGACCGAACGGCTGGCCGAGGCGCTTTCTGACGGTAGGCGCGAGGTGCGCGCCTATCACGCAGGTCTGCCGCCGGAGGTGCGCGCGGCCAACCAGTCCGCCTTCGTTGCCAGCGAGGACATGGTAATTTGCGCCACCGTCGCCTTTGGCATGGGTATCGACAAGCCCGACGTGCGCTTCGTCGCCCACGCGGGCCTGCCGAAATCGATTGAGGCCTATTACCAGGAAACCGGCCGCGCGGGCAGAGACGGCGATCCGGCAACGGCGCACCTGTTCTGGGGCGCGGACGATTTCGCCCGTGCGCGGATGCGGGTGCAGGAGGTGGAGGAGGTGCGCCAGCAGGGCGAACGCACGCGGCTGTCGGCGCTGGGCGCACTGGTCGAGACTGCCGGCTGTCGCCGCGCGATCCTGCTGCGACATTTCGGCGAAACCCCGCCCGAAACCTGCGGCAACTGCGACAATTGCCTCGAACCGCCGAAGTCGGTCGATGCGACGGTGGTGGCGCAGAAGTATCTCTCCGCCGTGGCGCGCACGCGGCAGATGTACGGGGCGGGCCATATCGAGAGCGTGCTGCTGGGCCAGCATAGCGACCGCGCCAGCCAGCAGGGACACGATACGCTGTCGGTCTTTGGCATTGTCGAAGGCGAGGAAGCGGCGCTGCTGAAACCTGTGCAACGTGCGCTGCTGGTGCGCGGGGCATTGTTGCCGACCGAGCATGGCGGGCTGATGCTGGGGCCGGAGGCGCGGACATATCTGAAGGGTGAGCAGCCGCTAGACCTCGTCCTGCCGCCAAAGCGCGAACGGGGGCGGGGTCGTAAGACCGGAGGACAGGCGCTCAACCCCGTGGGCGATCCGTTGTTCGATGCGCTTCGCGAATTGCGCCGTGACATGGCGAAGGAGAACGGCGTGCCGCCCTATGTCATCTTCCACGATTCGGTCCTGCGCGACATGGCCGGGTTTCGCCCGCAAAGCCGCGAGGCGCTGGCCGATCTGCCAGGCATCGGGGGCAAGAAGCTCGACGCCTATGGCGAGCAGTTCCTGACCGTCATTCGACAGCATTCCTGA
- a CDS encoding SPFH domain-containing protein yields MELKSMDTSTESGASTTSGYPVLLAIAAMLVVIAYEVLVAAYPSPVILIAAGLIFAFLSSGFYMLQPNQASVITLFGSYRGTDRKHGLRWVWPWMGRKKVSARANNIHSERIKINDKRGNPIEIACNVVWRVRDTAQATFDVDDYREFVNIQIEAGLRTVGSRHPYDDIEEGEVTLRGDSDQVNSELLTELNERLKVAGIVVDEAGLTHLAYAPEIAGAMLRRQQAEAVIAARAKLVLGAVSMVEMALAKLSEDNIVHLDDERRAAMVSNLMVVLCGERDTQPIVNAGTLYNG; encoded by the coding sequence ATGGAACTCAAGTCAATGGATACCAGCACCGAATCGGGTGCGAGCACGACCAGCGGTTATCCGGTGCTGCTGGCGATTGCGGCAATGCTGGTGGTGATCGCCTACGAGGTGCTGGTCGCGGCCTACCCATCACCGGTGATCCTGATCGCGGCGGGCCTGATCTTCGCCTTCCTCAGTTCCGGCTTTTATATGCTGCAGCCCAACCAGGCATCGGTCATCACCCTGTTCGGGTCCTATCGCGGCACCGATCGCAAGCATGGGCTACGCTGGGTCTGGCCGTGGATGGGGCGCAAGAAGGTCAGCGCGCGGGCGAACAACATCCATTCCGAGCGGATCAAGATCAACGACAAGCGCGGCAATCCGATAGAGATCGCCTGCAACGTCGTGTGGCGCGTGCGCGATACGGCGCAGGCGACGTTCGATGTCGACGATTATCGCGAATTCGTGAACATCCAGATCGAGGCGGGTCTGCGCACCGTCGGTTCGCGCCACCCCTATGACGATATCGAGGAAGGCGAGGTCACGCTGCGCGGCGATAGCGACCAGGTGAATAGCGAACTGCTGACCGAGCTGAACGAACGGCTGAAGGTCGCCGGAATCGTCGTGGACGAGGCGGGGCTGACCCACCTTGCCTATGCGCCCGAAATCGCCGGGGCCATGCTGCGCCGCCAACAGGCCGAGGCGGTGATTGCCGCGAGGGCCAAGCTGGTGCTGGGTGCGGTTTCGATGGTGGAAATGGCGCTGGCCAAGCTCTCCGAGGACAACATCGTTCATCTCGACGACGAGCGGCGGGCGGCAATGGTCTCGAACCTGATGGTCGTGCTGTGCGGCGAACGCGATACGCAGCCGATCGTGAACGCCGGCACACTGTACAACGGATAA
- a CDS encoding toxin-antitoxin system HicB family antitoxin, giving the protein MPKPLPPSRKSFALRLDPALHAEVERMAARDLRSVNAEIEFLLREALAKRGVKVAVSEQPRRGRPLKQED; this is encoded by the coding sequence GTGCCAAAACCCTTGCCGCCATCACGCAAATCATTTGCCTTGCGGCTCGACCCGGCGCTTCATGCCGAGGTCGAGCGCATGGCCGCGCGCGACCTGCGCTCGGTCAACGCCGAGATCGAGTTCCTGCTGCGCGAAGCCCTTGCCAAGCGCGGCGTGAAGGTCGCTGTCAGCGAGCAACCACGCCGGGGTCGCCCTCTGAAACAGGAGGACTGA
- a CDS encoding TerC family protein — protein sequence MEFLFADWLGTPAWFWLAFLALVAALTAFDLGILHKEDREMGIGESLKLTAFYIGIAMLFGAWVWHAKGGEAGMQYYTGFFIEKALSIDNVFVISLIFTFFAIPAKYQYRALLWGIMAVIVLRGLMIAGGAALVQEAYWVLYIFAAFLVFTGVKMFFTSDHDPDIGNNPAVRWISRHMRVTKELHGQKFFVRVPDANGKITRAATPLLLALVVINLADLVFAVDSVPAIFAITTDTFIVYTSNIMAILGLRALYFALAAMINRFAYLKYALASVLVFIGGKIFVADFLLGGAKFPPAISLGVTFALIAGGVGYSLWKTRGEPLTPEA from the coding sequence ATGGAATTTCTCTTCGCAGACTGGCTGGGCACGCCTGCTTGGTTCTGGCTCGCTTTCCTCGCCCTCGTCGCGGCGCTGACCGCGTTCGACCTCGGCATCCTCCACAAAGAGGATCGCGAGATGGGCATCGGCGAATCGCTGAAGCTGACGGCCTTCTACATCGGCATCGCAATGCTGTTCGGCGCATGGGTCTGGCACGCCAAGGGCGGCGAGGCCGGGATGCAGTACTACACCGGCTTCTTCATCGAAAAGGCGCTGTCGATCGACAACGTCTTCGTGATCAGCCTGATCTTCACCTTTTTCGCCATCCCGGCAAAGTACCAGTACCGCGCCCTGCTGTGGGGCATCATGGCGGTCATCGTGCTGCGCGGTCTGATGATCGCGGGCGGCGCTGCCTTGGTGCAGGAAGCCTACTGGGTACTGTATATCTTCGCCGCGTTCCTGGTGTTCACCGGCGTGAAGATGTTCTTCACCAGCGACCACGATCCCGACATCGGCAACAACCCGGCGGTCCGCTGGATCAGCCGCCACATGCGGGTGACGAAGGAACTGCACGGGCAGAAGTTCTTCGTGCGGGTGCCCGATGCCAACGGCAAGATCACTCGCGCGGCGACGCCGCTGCTATTGGCGCTGGTAGTCATCAATCTGGCCGATCTGGTGTTCGCGGTCGATTCGGTGCCCGCGATCTTCGCGATCACGACCGACACGTTCATCGTCTACACCTCGAACATCATGGCCATCCTCGGCCTGCGCGCGCTCTATTTCGCGCTGGCGGCAATGATCAACCGCTTCGCCTACCTGAAATATGCGCTGGCGTCGGTTCTGGTGTTTATCGGAGGCAAGATTTTCGTGGCGGACTTCCTGCTGGGCGGGGCCAAGTTCCCACCCGCGATCAGCCTTGGCGTGACCTTCGCGCTGATCGCAGGCGGCGTCGGCTATTCACTGTGGAAGACGCGGGGGGAGCCGCTGACCCCGGAAGCCTAG
- a CDS encoding DUF465 domain-containing protein: MSDRFFRLLERLQRLDDQLRRAQRTRRDRLEIARLALRKAALKNRLRRLSSHPLPIHA; this comes from the coding sequence ATGTCCGACCGTTTCTTCCGCCTGCTTGAACGTCTGCAAAGGCTCGACGATCAGCTCCGCCGCGCCCAGCGCACCCGCCGCGATCGACTCGAAATCGCGCGCCTGGCCTTGCGCAAGGCCGCGCTGAAAAACCGGCTGCGGCGGCTGTCCAGCCACCCCCTGCCGATCCACGCCTGA
- the ribA gene encoding GTP cyclohydrolase II has protein sequence MTENDIGRGPRRAAQVIDALRHGWPIRISGSDGALTLLCAETGYESGQTTAPRLLLSAARAVTLKLANQRDAAVPDAPALIRAAEPFTLPLARGLADPSQDLLHPLAGPFRAQPLEANEAAQAAMTLARLAGVLPCFLVDPDPAENVVDCDVADLAAFQDPHRLTVQARAHLPTAAAEACEIVAFRAPDDLREHVALIVGEQRSEATPLVRLHSECLTGDVLTSLKCDCGPQLDAALAAMAEEADKGGYGVLLYLRQEGRGIGLINKLRAYRLQDQGYDTVDANNRLGLPTEARDFPVAARMLSLLGVPAIRLMTNNPEKVAALQAVGVNVIERVPHQLPANPHNARYLDTKRDRTGHLL, from the coding sequence GTGACCGAGAACGACATAGGTCGGGGGCCCCGCCGCGCCGCGCAGGTGATCGACGCGCTGCGCCACGGGTGGCCGATCCGCATCAGCGGGTCGGACGGGGCGCTGACGCTGCTCTGCGCGGAAACCGGGTATGAAAGCGGGCAGACCACCGCGCCGCGCCTTCTCCTTTCTGCAGCCCGCGCCGTGACGCTGAAGCTGGCCAACCAGCGCGATGCTGCCGTGCCCGATGCCCCGGCCCTGATCCGCGCGGCAGAACCGTTCACGTTGCCTCTGGCGCGCGGACTGGCCGATCCGTCGCAAGACCTGTTGCACCCGCTGGCCGGGCCGTTCCGCGCGCAACCGCTGGAAGCGAACGAGGCGGCGCAAGCGGCAATGACGCTGGCGCGATTGGCCGGGGTGCTGCCTTGCTTCCTCGTCGATCCCGATCCGGCGGAGAACGTCGTGGACTGCGACGTCGCCGACCTGGCCGCGTTTCAGGACCCGCACCGCCTGACGGTTCAAGCCCGCGCCCACCTGCCGACCGCCGCGGCCGAGGCGTGCGAGATTGTCGCCTTCCGCGCGCCGGACGATTTGCGCGAACATGTGGCGCTGATCGTGGGCGAACAGCGGTCCGAGGCCACGCCGCTGGTCCGCCTGCATTCGGAATGCCTGACCGGCGACGTGCTCACCAGCCTGAAGTGCGATTGCGGCCCGCAGCTCGATGCCGCGCTGGCGGCAATGGCGGAAGAGGCCGACAAGGGCGGCTATGGCGTCCTGCTCTACTTGCGACAGGAAGGGCGGGGGATCGGCCTGATCAACAAGCTGCGCGCCTATCGGTTGCAGGATCAGGGCTATGACACGGTCGATGCCAACAACCGGCTGGGCCTGCCGACAGAGGCACGCGATTTCCCGGTGGCGGCACGGATGCTGTCCCTCTTGGGCGTTCCGGCGATCCGGTTGATGACCAACAACCCTGAGAAAGTCGCGGCGTTGCAGGCCGTGGGCGTCAACGTCATCGAACGCGTGCCACACCAGTTGCCAGCCAACCCCCACAACGCCCGCTATCTCGACACCAAGCGCGACCGGACCGGGCACCTGCTCTAG
- a CDS encoding exodeoxyribonuclease III, with protein sequence MAMTGSNLSIATWNINSVRLRIDQVAKVLTEQAPDVLCLQEIKVAEHLFPHDAFEALGYAHRAIHGQKGYHGVATVSKVPFTEFSRHDWQDNGEARHVGVELHGKGQGMILENVYIPAGGDVADREVNPKFGQKLDFLERMTRWADKIDRPTLLVGDFNIAPLECDVYDHKALLKVVSHTPIEVETLGKLADAHGWVDLGRKHIPAPERNYSWWSYRSYWRQKDQGRRLDHMWASPDLAAQSVSHRFVEETRKWEQPSDHVPLITEFAL encoded by the coding sequence ATGGCCATGACCGGCAGCAATCTCAGCATCGCGACATGGAACATAAACTCGGTCCGCCTGCGGATCGACCAGGTGGCCAAGGTTCTGACCGAACAGGCCCCCGATGTGCTGTGCCTGCAAGAGATCAAGGTCGCCGAACACCTGTTTCCGCACGATGCGTTCGAAGCGCTGGGCTATGCCCACCGCGCGATCCACGGGCAAAAGGGCTATCACGGCGTCGCCACCGTCAGCAAAGTGCCCTTCACCGAATTCAGCCGCCACGACTGGCAAGACAATGGTGAGGCGCGTCACGTCGGCGTAGAGCTGCACGGCAAGGGTCAGGGCATGATCCTTGAAAACGTCTATATCCCCGCCGGCGGCGACGTCGCAGACCGCGAGGTGAACCCGAAGTTTGGTCAGAAGCTGGATTTCCTTGAGCGCATGACCCGCTGGGCGGACAAGATCGACCGACCCACGCTGCTGGTCGGCGATTTCAATATCGCGCCGCTGGAATGCGACGTCTACGATCACAAGGCGCTGCTGAAGGTCGTAAGCCACACCCCGATCGAGGTGGAGACGCTTGGCAAGCTGGCCGATGCGCATGGCTGGGTCGATCTGGGCCGCAAGCACATCCCCGCGCCCGAACGCAACTACTCGTGGTGGTCATACCGCTCGTACTGGCGGCAGAAGGATCAGGGGCGCAGGCTCGATCACATGTGGGCGTCGCCCGATCTAGCAGCGCAATCGGTCTCACACCGCTTCGTCGAGGAAACGCGCAAGTGGGAGCAGCCTTCGGACCACGTACCGCTGATCACCGAGTTCGCCCTGTGA
- a CDS encoding LolA family protein, with protein MNKLTNRTARALGAGLLALAAPAALVAPVVPAAAAQSTKMEEAVKALRAISTMRASFTQTDRSGQQVRGTMALKRPGKIRFEYQKDVPVLIVSDGSRLTMLDYEVNQKQVWPIKNSPLGALLQPDGDISKYGTLMPTNHPGVTSVRIRDPKHPEYGTMTMIFERKASAPGGMQLAGWVSVDSQNKMTRIDLTNQRYGMDIGNGTFMFKDVRARTKR; from the coding sequence ATGAACAAACTCACGAATCGCACCGCCCGCGCGCTTGGCGCCGGGTTGCTCGCCCTTGCCGCTCCAGCCGCGCTAGTTGCCCCCGTCGTTCCCGCGGCGGCCGCGCAATCCACCAAGATGGAGGAGGCGGTTAAGGCCCTGCGCGCCATCAGCACGATGCGCGCCAGCTTTACCCAGACCGACCGTAGCGGCCAGCAGGTTCGCGGCACGATGGCGCTAAAGCGCCCGGGCAAGATCCGCTTCGAGTACCAGAAGGACGTGCCCGTTCTCATCGTGTCCGACGGCAGCCGCCTGACGATGTTGGATTATGAAGTGAATCAAAAGCAGGTCTGGCCGATCAAGAACAGTCCGCTGGGCGCTCTACTTCAGCCCGATGGCGACATCAGCAAGTACGGTACCCTGATGCCGACCAACCACCCCGGCGTGACCAGCGTCCGCATTCGCGATCCCAAGCATCCCGAATACGGCACGATGACGATGATTTTCGAGCGTAAGGCCAGTGCCCCGGGCGGCATGCAGCTTGCCGGGTGGGTATCTGTCGATTCGCAAAACAAGATGACACGCATCGACCTTACCAATCAGCGTTATGGCATGGACATCGGCAACGGCACTTTCATGTTCAAGGACGTCCGTGCCCGCACCAAGCGTTGA
- the rpmG gene encoding 50S ribosomal protein L33 yields the protein MAKPATVKIRLVSTADTGFFYVTKKNPRNMTEKMVQRKYDPVVRKHVDFKEAKIK from the coding sequence ATGGCGAAGCCCGCAACCGTCAAGATCCGGCTGGTATCGACCGCCGACACCGGCTTCTTCTACGTAACCAAGAAGAACCCCCGCAACATGACCGAGAAGATGGTCCAGCGGAAGTACGATCCCGTCGTGCGCAAGCATGTCGACTTCAAGGAAGCCAAGATCAAGTGA
- a CDS encoding GlsB/YeaQ/YmgE family stress response membrane protein produces MGIIILIIVGGIIGWLASIVMRTDAQQGILLNVVVGIVGALLAGLVVGGDTIMNGFSLSALLFSFLGAVVLLAIVNLFRRGSVR; encoded by the coding sequence ATGGGTATCATTATTCTGATCATCGTCGGTGGCATCATCGGCTGGCTCGCCAGCATCGTCATGCGGACCGACGCGCAGCAGGGCATTTTGCTCAACGTCGTCGTCGGCATCGTCGGCGCACTGCTTGCTGGCCTCGTCGTCGGTGGCGACACCATCATGAACGGCTTCAGCCTCTCGGCTCTGCTGTTTTCTTTCCTTGGCGCCGTCGTCCTTCTGGCGATCGTCAACCTGTTTCGTCGCGGTTCGGTTCGCTAA
- a CDS encoding undecaprenyl-diphosphate phosphatase: MENLALTAVLLGIVEGLTEFIPVSSTGHLILASALFGYDAEEWKVFNVVIQLGAILAVVVQYWRTFWAAGTGIFQRHPESIRFVVNLLVAFMPAAIIGLLMKDYIDIMLGSPSIVAWALIAGGIAILVIEKVAKEGPPSGIGQLPVKQALGVGFIQCLAMIPGVSRSGATIMGALAMGIERRTAAEFSFFLAIPTMLGASTLEIWQYRDELAGGHMTVGWGEIAIGFVVSFIVALIVIRAFVAYVSRAGFAPFAWYRIVAGTAALIWLGFAANS; the protein is encoded by the coding sequence ATGGAAAATCTCGCGCTGACTGCCGTCCTCCTCGGAATTGTCGAGGGGCTTACCGAATTCATCCCGGTCTCTTCGACCGGCCACCTCATCCTCGCATCCGCGCTGTTCGGCTATGATGCAGAGGAGTGGAAGGTGTTCAACGTCGTCATCCAGCTGGGCGCGATCCTGGCGGTTGTCGTGCAGTACTGGCGCACGTTCTGGGCGGCGGGCACCGGCATTTTCCAACGCCACCCCGAATCGATCCGCTTCGTCGTGAACCTGCTCGTCGCCTTCATGCCGGCGGCGATCATCGGCCTGCTGATGAAAGACTATATCGACATCATGCTGGGCAGCCCCAGCATCGTCGCATGGGCGCTGATCGCGGGCGGCATCGCCATTCTCGTCATCGAAAAAGTGGCCAAGGAAGGCCCGCCCAGCGGCATCGGTCAACTGCCGGTGAAACAGGCGCTGGGCGTCGGCTTTATTCAGTGCCTTGCGATGATCCCGGGCGTCAGCCGGTCTGGCGCGACGATCATGGGCGCGCTGGCGATGGGGATCGAACGGCGAACGGCTGCGGAATTCAGCTTCTTCCTCGCCATCCCCACGATGCTGGGCGCCAGCACACTGGAAATCTGGCAGTACCGCGACGAACTGGCGGGCGGTCACATGACGGTGGGCTGGGGCGAGATCGCGATCGGCTTCGTCGTCTCTTTCATCGTGGCGCTGATCGTAATCCGCGCCTTCGTCGCCTATGTCAGCAGGGCCGGTTTCGCACCTTTTGCATGGTATCGCATCGTTGCGGGCACCGCCGCCCTCATATGGCTGGGATTTGCGGCAAACAGCTGA